The following proteins are co-located in the Cyanobacteriota bacterium genome:
- a CDS encoding site-specific integrase, with amino-acid sequence MSSYQINQELLSYFVDYLAETKSQATIINIRRDINLFLDYLKEQDDADIHSKYVNRYINVLEEKYMESSFVAKLSSLRQFTNWLNLENNPFWKLRVSFNHEDYDYYQEQDLFQDFSNDFVYDELIIALIYELYLAQDELIELNLEHYNQASNTLRIRGSDLVLSDSLAGNMRLYFKEHRIILARAKDSMTLTDPLFVKSLLRADDSRMTGTDLQQLLANRDLRLVYLKRSRIIHLLDKAMSIEEIEKLLATKLSAFYRPFVKDKDYRLARAYQEFHPRSRQSS; translated from the coding sequence ATGTCTTCATACCAAATCAATCAAGAATTGCTTTCTTATTTCGTTGATTATTTGGCAGAGACCAAATCTCAGGCCACTATCATTAACATCAGGCGTGATATTAATTTATTTCTTGATTATTTAAAAGAACAGGATGATGCTGATATTCACTCTAAGTATGTCAATCGCTACATCAACGTACTTGAAGAAAAATATATGGAGTCAAGTTTTGTTGCCAAGCTTAGTAGCTTAAGACAATTTACTAATTGGTTGAACCTTGAGAATAATCCGTTTTGGAAATTGCGAGTCTCGTTTAATCACGAAGACTATGATTATTACCAAGAACAAGATCTATTTCAGGATTTCTCTAATGATTTTGTTTATGATGAATTGATCATTGCTTTGATTTATGAGCTCTATCTTGCTCAAGATGAACTGATTGAGTTGAATCTTGAGCATTATAATCAAGCAAGCAATACTCTGCGTATCCGTGGCAGTGACTTGGTTCTAAGTGATAGCCTTGCCGGCAACATGCGTTTGTATTTTAAAGAGCATCGTATAATTCTAGCAAGAGCCAAGGATTCAATGACTTTGACCGATCCTTTATTTGTGAAATCATTGTTGCGTGCAGATGATAGTCGCATGACAGGGACTGATTTGCAGCAATTACTTGCTAATCGTGATTTACGTTTGGTCTATCTTAAACGCAGTAGAATTATTCACTTATTAGACAAGGCTATGAGTATTGAAGAGATTGAAAAGCTATTGGCTACTAAACTCAGTGCTTTTTATAGACCCTTTGTGAAGGATAAGGATTATCGTTTGGCAAGGGCTTATCAAGAGTTTCATCCGCGCTCTCGTCAATCTAGCTAG